Sequence from the Salinicoccus sp. Bachu38 genome:
AACTTACCTGACAAGGAATTTCGCTACCTTAGGACCGTTATAGTTACGGCCGCCGTTTACTGGGGCTTCGATTCGCACCTTCGCTTACGCTGAGCGCTCCTCTTAACCTTCCAGCACCGGGCAGGCGTCAGCCCCTATACGTCACCTTTCGGTTTGGCAGAGACCTGTGTTTTTGATAAACAGTCGCTTGGGCCTATTCACTGCGGCTCATGTCTCCATGAGCACCCCTTCTCCCGAAGTTACGGGGTCATTTTGCCGAGTTCCTTAACGAGAGTTCGCTCGCTCACCTTAGAATTCTCTTCCCAACTACCTGTGTCGGTTTGCGGTACGGGCAGTGATATATTCGCCAGCAGCTTTTCTTGGCAGTGTGAATCCACAGCTTCGCCTACTAGATTTCGGCTCCCCGTCACACCTCGTCGTTGGCACAGGGCGGATTTGCCTACCCTGCCGACTCGATGCTTGGACGTGCTCTTCCTTCCGCACGCTCTGCTTCTCCTCCTGCGTCACCACTTCACTCAAACACATATCACCGGTACAGGAATTTCTGCCTGTTGTCCATCGCCTACGCGTTTCCGCCTCGGCTTAGGTCCCGACTAACCCAGAGCGGACGAGCCTTCCTCTGGAAACCTTAGTCATTCGGTGGACGGGATTCCCACCCGTCTTTCGCTACTCACACCGGCATTCTCACTTCCAATCGCTCCACATGTCCTCACGGTCATGCTTCCCTGCCATTGGAACGCTCTCCTACCATCAATATAATTGATCCACAGTTTCGGTAATATGTTTAGCCCCGGTACATTTTCGGCGCAGCGTCACTTGACTAGTGAGCTATTACGCACTCTTTAAATGATGGCTGCTTCTAAGCCAACATCCTAGTTGTCTGTGCAACGCCACATCCTTTTCCACTCAACATATATTTTGGGACCTTAACTGGTGGTCTGGGCTGTTTCCCTCTCGACAACGGACCTTATCACCCGCTGTCTGACTCCCGTGCATCACATCTGTGGCATTCGGAGTTTGTCTGAATTCGGTAACCCGGGATGGGCCCCTCGTCCAAACAGTGCTCTACCTCCACGATGCTAACACGAGGCTATACCTAAATATATTTCGGAGAGAACCAGCTATCTCCAGGTTCGATTGGAATTTCTCCGCTACCCACACCTCATCCGGTCACTTTTCAACGTAAGTCGGTTCGGCCCTCCATCCAGTGTTACCTGGACTTCAGCCTGGACATGGGTAGATCACCTGGTTTCGGGTCTGCAACCCCATACTAAACGCCCTATTCAGACTCGCTTTCGCTGCGGCTCCGCATCCTCTGCTTAACCTTGCATGAAATCGCAACTCGCCGGTTCATTCTACAAAAGGCACGCCATCACCCATAAACGGGCTCTGACTACTTGTAAGCACACGGTTTCAGGTTCTATTTCACTCCCCTTCCGGGGTGCTTTTCACCTTTCCCTCACGGTACTGGTTCACTATCGGTCACCAAGGAGTATTTAGCCTTGGGAGATGGTCCTCCCGGATTCCGACGGAATTCCTCGTGTTCCGCCGTACTCAGGATCCACCGCAACCTTGCATCGCTACGCATACGGGACTGTTACCCCCTATGGCCGGCCTTTCCAGACCGTTCTGCTCGCGATGCGCAGTATCATCGGTGTCCTACAACCCCAGCCGAAGCTGGTTTGGGCTCTTCCCGTTTCGCTCGCCGCTACTCAGGGAATCGATTTTTCTTTCTCTTCCTCCGGGTACTAAGATGTTTCAGTTCCCCGGGTCTACCTCTGTCCGGCTATGTATTCACCGGACAGTCGCACTAACGTGCGGGGTTCCCCCATTCGGAAATCTCTGGTTCAACGCTTACTTACAGCTCCCCAGAGCATATCGGTGTTGGTTCCGTCCTTCATCGGCTCTTGGTGCCAAGGCATCCACCGTGCGCCCTTCATTACTTAATCGCAATGAAATTGTGAGTGTGCCAGCCGAAGCTGACACAACGCGTGTTTTTTTGAACTCTTTCGGTTCTCGGTTTTCTACGCTAGATTTTCGGTTAAAAATCATTTTTCGCATTGTTTCTATACGGTTTTCAATGTACATGGAGAATAGCCAAATAAGACCATTCAAAACTGAATACAATATGTCAACGGTTCCGCTACATCTGCCGGAGCAGATGTCTCCTGTAATATCCTTAGAAAGGAGGTGATCCAGCCGCACCTTCCGATACGGCTACCTTGTTACGACTTCACCCCAATCATCGGTCCCACCTTCGACGGCTGCCCCCCCAAAGGGTTGGCCCACCGGCTTCAGGTGTTACCGACTTTCGTGGTGTGACGGGCGGTGTGTACAAGACCCGGGAACGTATTCACCGTGGCATTCTGATCCACGATTACTAGCGATTCCAGCTTCATGGAGTCGAGTTGCAGACTCCAATCCGAACTGAGAACAGTTTTATGGGATTCGCTCAACCTCGCGGTCTGGCTGCCCTTTGTAACCTGTCCATTGTAGCACGTGTGTAGCCCAAATCATAAGGGGCATGATGATTTGACGTCATCCCCACCTTCCTCCGGTTTGTCACCGGCAGTCTCACTAGAGTGCCCAACTGAATGCTGGCAACTAGTAATAAGGGTTGCGCTCGTTGCGGGACTTAACCCAACATCTCACGACACGAGCTGACGACAACCATGCACCACCTGTCACTCTGCCCCGAAGGGAAGCCCTGTCTCCAGGGTGGTCAGAGGATGTCAAGATTTGGTAAGGTTCTTCGCGTTGCTTCGAATTAAACCACATGCTCCACCGCTTGTGCGGGTCCCCGTCAATTCCTTTGAGTTTCAACCTTGCGGCCGTACTCCCCAGGCGGAGTGCTTAATGCGTTAGCTGCAGCACTAAGGGGCGGAAACCCCCTAACACTTAGCACTCATCGTTTACGGCGTGGACTACCAGGGTATCTAATCCTGTTTGATCCCCACGCTTTCGCACCTCAGCGTCAGTTGCAGACCAGAGAGCCGCCTTCGCCACTGGTGTTCCTCCATATCTCTGCGCATTTCACCGCTACACATGGAATTCCACTCTCCTCTTCTGCACTCAAGTCCGCCAGTTTCCAATGACCCTCCCCGGTTGAGCCGGGGGCTTTCACATCAGACTTAACGAACCGCCTACGCGCGCTTTACGCCCAATAATTCCGGATAACGCTTGCCACCTACGTATTACCGCGGCTGCTGGCACGTAGTTAGCCGTGGCTTTCTGGTCAGGTACCGTCACCCGACGGGCAGTTACTCCCGTCGGCGTTCTTCCCTGACAACAGAGTTTTACGAGCCGAAACCCTTCTTCACTCACGCGGCGTTGCTCCGTCAGACTTTCGTCCATTGCGGAAGATTCCCTACTGCTGCCTCCCGTAGGAGTCTGGGCCGTGTCTCAGTCCCAGTGTGGCCGATCACCCTCTCAGGTCGGCTACGCATCGTCGCCTTGGTGGGCCATTACCCCACCAACCAGCTAATGCGCCGCAGGCCCATCCACCAGTGACAGCCAAAAGACCGCCTTTCAACTTCCCCACCTGTGTGGAAAAGGATTATCCGGTATTAGCCACGGTTTCCCGTGGTTATCCCGGTCTGATGGGCAGGTTGCCTACGTGTTACTCACCCGTCCGCCACTCGCGTCACAGGAGCAAGCTCCTGATCCGCGCGTTCGACTTGCATGTATTAGGCACGCCGCCAGCGTTCATCCTGAGCCAGGATCAAACTCTCCATAATTGGAAGTTCTCTGACTCCGTTGCGGTTTTACTTGTCGCCCAAGTGAATGCCGGAGCATTCGTTTTTTTCGGAATTAACGTTGACATATTGTCATTCAGTTTTCAATGTTCTTAATTGATATAAAAGTTAATGGAGCGGGTGATCGGAATCGAACCGACAACATCAGCTTGGAAGGCTGAGGTTATGCCATTTAACTACACCCGCAGGTTATATTGCATTAATTAAGTAATGATGCGGCTGAGAGGACTTGAACCTCCACGGGATTTAACTCCCACTAGGCCCTCAACCTAGCGCGTCTGCCGATTCCGCCACAACCGCATGTTATATTTTTAGCGACAAAATTCATTATACATTTTTCAGTATTGATTGTCAATAGCTTTTTTCGCTTATTTTTTTCTCTCGTTTAAGCGACAAATACCATTATATACTTTGCAGTATCTCAAGTCAATACTTTCGCTATATTTTTTTAAAAAGTGACCCGTACGGGATTCGAACCCGTGTTACCGCCGTGAAAGGGCGGTGTCTTAACCACTTGACCAACGGGCCATTGGAATAATGCAACGATATTTATAATAAAGGGTTATGGCTTTAAAGTCAATATGTTTTTAATATATTCTTTACAAAAAATTAATGTGTGCTGATGCACCCTGAGCCTGAACGTGTTTCTTCATATATAGTCATTCATGAATCACCCCACCATCTTCTTCTATATAAGAGGTCAAGCGCCTTCCTTTGCAAAATCAGTTGCGTTTTGTCACCTCATACACATTTTTTTCAAATTATTCTAGTGGTTTTCTATTGTTTTCTGAGTTTATTGTGTTAATATTTATTTATAATCATTCTAAACAAGGATTATAAATAACTTCTTGGAGGGAATTATCAATGGATTTCGAAAACAAGAGCAATATGCCTGGGGACGCCCGTACTGGAGGCGGCACACACCCTAGAGAACAAGGTGAAAATCAGCCGAGTGATCGTCTGACCACTCTATTTGGTGCACCTGTAGGTGACCGTGAAAATTCAATGACAGCTGGGCCGCGTGGACCGATGGTCATGCAGGATCCCTACTTCCTTGAACAGATGGGACATTTCGACCGTGAGGTCATCCCGGAAAGACGTATGCACGCAAAAGGTTCAGGTGCTTACGGTACGTTTACTGTAACTAATGATATCACTAAATATACAAAAGCAAAAATATTCAGCGAAGTGGGCAAGCAGACTGAAATGTTCGCACGCTTCTCTACTGTGGCCGGTGAACGTGGTGCTGCAGACGCTGAAAGGGATATTCGTGGTTTCGCCCTCAAATTCTATACTGAAGAAGGCAACTGGGACCTCGTCGGCAACAACACTCCTGTATTCTTTTTCCGCGATCCTAAACTTTTCGCAAGTTTGAATCACGTTGTCAAACGTGACCCAAGGACGAACATGCACAACGCTGAAAGCAACTGGGACTTCTGGACGCTGCTTCCTGAAGCACTGCACCAGGTAACAATTCTCATGACAGACCGTGGTATTCCTAAAGGCTACAGAAACATGCATGGCTTCGGTTCACACACATACAGCATGGTCAATGCAGACAATGAGCGTGTATGGGTCAAATTCCACTTCAGAACAGAGCAGGGCATCGAGAACCTGACAGCTGACGAAGCTGAAGAAGTGGTTGCGAAAGACCGCGAGTCTTCCCAAAGGGACCTCTACAATGCAATTGAAGAAGGCAACTTCCCTAAATGGAAGCTATACATCCAGGTCATGACTGAAGAACAGGCGAAGAACCACTACCATAACCCGTTCGACCTGACGAAAGTATGGTACAAGGATGAATTCCCACTCATCCCTGTTGGTGAATTCGAACTCAATCGCAACCCTGAAAACTACTTCGCAGAAGTTGAACAGGCTGCATTCGCTCCAACAAACATCGTTCCAGGTATCGGTTTCTCACCTGACAAGATGCTTCAGGGCCGCCTGTTCTCCTATGGAGATACTCAGCGCTATCGTCTTGGTGCCAACCATCACCAGATTCCGGTCAATTCTCCAAAAGCGGCATCCAATGTATGTCCATTCAGCAGGGATGGTGCAATGAGAGTCGATGGCAACCTTGGTGGCCACACGAACTACTATCCGAACAGCTTCGATCACTATAAGGATGACGCAAGTGCAAAACAGCCGGCGCTTGAAATGGAAGGCCTCGTCTACGAACATAACTTCCGTGACGATGACGACCAGTACTATGAGCAGCCAGGAAAACTTTTCAATCTCCAGTCAGATGAAATGAAACAGCGCATCTTCGAGAATACAGCAAATGAAATGCAAGGTGTTTCCGATCGCGTAAAACACCGTCATATCAGAAACTGCTATAAAGCAGACCCTGCATACGGCAGAGGCGTTGCCAATGCAATGGACATCAATATTGACGATGTTGATATGGAAGCAAACGACTAATCAATAAATAAAATCCCAATCGGTTATGAAACCGATTGGGATTTTTCTATTTCATGCTCAGTGATATCCTGCCTTTATTAGTATCCACATCCAGTACGGTTACATCCACAATGTCCCCGACATTGACGACCTCCATCGGATGCTTGATGAACTTGTTAGTCATTTTTGATATATGCACCAGACCATCCTGCTTCACCCCGATATCGACAAACGCTCCGAAGTCCGTCACATTGCGGACGGTACCCGAAAGCTTCATTCCCTCCTTCAGGTCTTCCAGTTTGAGGACATCAGATTTCAGCATAGGCACTTCATAGCCATCACGGATATCCCGTGTTGGTGCTTTCAGACTGTCGATGATATCGGACAATGTGGGCACGCCTATACCAAGTCTTTCCGCCGTCTGTTCCAGATTCATCTTCCGGACCGCTTCGGCCAGTTCCTTTGTGCCTATATCAGTCTGCTTCATTCCCATGAGATTCAGCAGCCGGTATGTCTCTCCATACCGCTCCGGGTGTATTGGCGTCCGGTCAAGTGGCTCCTCCCCTTCCGGAAGCCTCAGGAAACCGACACACTGCTCATATGTCTTTTCACCAAGACGCGGCACCTTCTTTATTTCATTGCGTGTTTTGAACCCCTTGTTTTCTTCCCGGTACTTCACGATGTTCCTGCTTATCGATGGTGACAGGCCTGCCACATGCTGGAGCAGGATATGGGAGGCGGTATTCACATTGACACCCACCTGGTTCACCGATGTCTCAACGACGAAATCCAGGGATTCATTGAGGAACTTCTGGTTCACGTCATGCTGGTATTGCCCGATGCCGATGGCTTTCGGATCGATTTTGACAAGTTCACTCAGGGGATCCTGAACCCTTCTCGCAATGGAGACCGCACTGCGTTCCTCCACATTGAAGTCCGGGAATTCCTCCCTCGCCACATCCGATGCGGAATAGACACTGGCACCCGCTTCATTGACGATAATGAATTGGACATCCAGATTCTCAGCTTTGACGATTTCACTGATGAATAGTTCAGTCTCACGGGAAGCTGTGCCATTCCCGATTGCAAGAAGTGTGACCCCATACTGTCTGATGATGTCCATGATCTTTTTCTGGGCCTGCTCTTTTTTCTCCTGCGGCGGATGTGGGTAGATGACTCCCTTGTCCAGAAACTGCCCCGCTTCATCAATTACAGCAAGCTTGCACCCAGTTCGGAATGCCGGATCGACACCGAGGATGACATGCCCTTTGAGGGGTGGTTGCAGAAGCAGTCTCTTCAAATTTTCTTCGAAAATGTGCACCGCATGCTTCTCGCTTGCTTCCGTCAGATTCTGGCGCACTTCCCTCTCGATGGATGGAATAATGAGCCTTTTCAGGCCATCCTCTATCGCCACCTCAATATATTTGCCGGTGGCTGAACCTTTCCTGATCACCTGGTTGCCGACATACCTTTTGAACCTGTCATTATCATAGTCGAATTTGACGGCAAGGACGCCGAGGCTCTCCCCCCGGTTGATCGCAAGCACCCTGTGGGGGACAATCCTATCGATTGGTTCGCTGTAGGAATAATACATTTCAAAGACGCCATTCGGGTCATCAGCCTTCTTCTTTTTAGCGGTGGTGAGATCTGCCGTCTCCCTGAACACCTTCAGTATATATGTCCGGTATTTTGGATTGTCCGAAACTTCTTCTGCAATGATGTCCTGGGCACCGCTGATGGCTTCATCGACCGTCTTCACTTCATCGGTGATGAACCCTTCTGCCCGTACTTCGATATCATCCGCCTGCTGTTCAAGGATTCTTTCGGCCAACCCCTCGAGCCCTTTTCTTTTCGCTTCGGTCGCCCGTGTCTTCTTCTTCTGCTTGAATGGCCTGTACAGGTCTTCCACCCTATTGAGGACCGTCTGCTTCTGGATGTCCCGCCTGAGCTCCTCAGTCATCAGTCCCTGCTCTTCGATGCGCCTGATTACTTCGGTTTTCCGCTTTTCCAGGCTTTCCAGGTAGGAAAAACGGTCGGATATGGACTTGATCTCCTGCTCATCCATCCCACCCGTCATTTCTTTCCTATAGCGGGCAATGAAAGGGACCGTATTCCCCTCTCCAAGGAGGTTCAATACGCTCCTGATGTATTTTTCCGGCTTGGCCACAGTGTTCCGGAGCTCTTTAATCAGCACTTCGTTCATCTAATCTCTCCTAGTTGCATTGTTGTATAATAAATTTGGCATATCCATTATAACATTAAAGACCCCACCCTTAGGGTGAGGCCCGGTTCGGCTATTCTTTTTCGCTTACTGCCTGGCGCAGTTTGTTAATGGCGGTCCGTTGCAGTCTGGAGACATGCATTTGGCTCAATCCGACACGTTCTCCCGTTTCTTTCTGGCTTAGGCCTTCCATGAAAGTGAACTGGATGATTTCTCTTTCCCTTTCGGAAAGGATCGGGAGGACCTTTTCAAGAATGAGGCGCTTTTCTGAAAGATCATAGTTGTCATCCGACTGTCCCATCACATCAAGAAGAGTGACTGTGGACCCGTCTTTATCCGCTTCGATGGAATGATCTACACTCAGTGCATTATAGCTCTGTCCCATCTCCATCGCCTCGAGTACATCCTCTTCGGAGACTTCGAGATGCTCGGCAATTTCGCTGATCTTCGGTGAACGCTCCAACCGGTTGGTCAGTTCGTCATTGGCATTTTTGATCTTCGGTCCAATTTCCTTGATTCTCCTCGGCACATGCACACTCCATGTCTTGTCCCTCAGATACCGTTTGATTTCACCTACGACAGTCGGTACAAGAAATGCCTCGAACCTTCTATCAAAGGAGGGATCAAATCGTTTGATTGCACCGAGCAGACCGACCATGCCCACCTGCACAAGATCCTCATGGTGACTCTGACCTTTTGAATATCTGTATGCAAGCGATTCGATCAGCTTCTGATAATGTTCAACGAGTCGAGCCTGCGCATCCGGGTCTTCATCTTCCTGATGGCTGCGAATCAGTGCATTGATATCCTCAGCTGTAAGCCCTCTATCGATTGACGATTGTTTCTCCATTCAAATGCACCTGACTTTCATTAATAAACTTCGTCATACTGATTGTGACACCAGGGTCTTTTTTAAGATAGACTTCATCCATTAATGTTTCGATCAAGAATAGTCCCAAACCTCCTTCTCTCAAGTAGTTCACGTTCTCATCTTCAGAATAGGGGCCAAGCTCTTCCTTGACTTCTTCATAGTTGAAGCTCTGACCATGATCGGCCACGATGATTTCCACTTTATCACTGTAGATTGCAAAGCCGATCAGCACTTCTCCTGTTTCGTCTTCCCCGTATGCATGCTTGACGGCGTTTGTAACCGCTTCTGATACTGCAATCTTCGAGTCTTCTATCTGATCGTAACTCGCGCCCGCTCTCGACAGGACGCCAGAAAGTGTCAATCTTATCAATCCAACGTATTCTGCACTGGATGGAAATTTCATTTCAATATAATCATACTGCTGTGGCATTCTATTCAACCTCCGAAGCTTCATTGATATGCATCAGATCTCTGAGTCCCGTGATTTCGAACAGTCTGAGAATCCTCTTGGACACCCCTGTCACATACATCTCCCTATCATGCTGATTGAGATCTTTCAATGTACCGACAAAGATTCCCAATCCCGTAGAATCCATATAGCTTACATCTGTAAGATCTATTCTTATGTCATGACTCCCTGATTGGCGGATCGGTTCCAGGACCTTCTGCAGTTCAGGCGCCGTATAGACATCGAGTTCTCCTTCAAGTACTACTACATATTCCTGTTCCTTCTCCGTTGCATCGATATTAATGTTCATAACAGCCTACACTCCCATTCAACTTGTATACATAAATCCTTTGAATTTTACCCGCTCATTTGCGGGATAAACATGATTTCTTCAATTTTTATTATTTTTTAATATGAAAAGAGTCAAATCGTCCTTCTTATGCGGGTTTTGGATGCGCATAAGTGATTCATAGATGTACTGGACGATATCCTGCGGATGGTAATCCTTCACCTGACGGAGCATGTCCTTGACATCTTCGAAGTCGATGAACGTATCGTCATGTTTCCTGAGTTCGGTCACACCGTCCGTAAAGACGATGATCATGTCCCTCGGTCCCATTTTGGTTTCCTTCTGTTCATAGCGGGCATGCTCCTTTACACCCAGGACGACACCTTTCGCATCAATTTCTTCGAACTCATCCTCTTCGTAGCGGTAGATGAGTGCCGGCTCATGGCCAGCCGATGAATAATAGAGCAGATCCGTATTGTGGTCGTATAGACCATAGAACATCGTGACGAACATATTCTGGTTCACGTTTTTCTCGACCACCCGGTTCAGCTTTCTCAGGCTGTCACTCGGCAGCTGGGAATAGCCGTAGGAATCCATGCCGAACTTGATCATGCTCATCGCAATCGCCGCAGGTATCCCTTTGCCGATGACGTCCGCCACAGCAAAACTGAGCATGCCGTCCCTATGGTCTATGATGTTGAAGTAGTCTCCGCTCACTTTTCTTGCGGGCACACTGATGGCACCGAGCTCCATGGTTTCGAAGGTGGGGATTTCGGTTTTGAGCATCGTTTCCTGCAGACTGGATGCAACATCCATCTCCTTGTCATGGATTTCAAGCTTGTTCATCATGGATTTGTAGTCCCTGTATGTAAAGCCGAAAGAAATGATCACTTCCTGCAGTATATCCAATGACTTCTTCATGAGTGCTGCATCATCGATGCCCATGTCGTCGAGCAGTTCGATGTGAAGTGACACGATTTCCTCCGGAGAAGCATCCATTTCGATGACTTCTTCACTGAAAGTCTGGCACTGGTCTATTGCGTCACCCTGCTCTTCTCCATACAGGTACAACTCGATGATATCTCTGTAGTTGCTAACAATATTATCAATATACGTCATGTTCGTCACCTCATACTGAAAAAAGACTTTTGCGTACAAAAGTCCATCAGGATTTAGATTGGGATTTCTTGGATTTGGACGGCATGAGATCCAGACTGATCATCAGTGCCTTGTCCACTTCCTTCATCTTATCTTCGTTCAAATATGTAAGCTTTTCCCTTAGTCTTTTCTTGTCCACTGTGCGTATCTGCTCCAGAAGAATGACCGAGTCTTTGTCCAGGTTATATGTATCTTTCGAAATTTCCACATGCGTCGGTATCTTCGCCTTGTTGATCCTGCCGGTGATGGCGGCAACGATCACTGTTGGGCTGTGATAGTTGCCGACGTTGTTCTGTATGATGACTACCGGCCGCTTGCCTCCCTGCTCTGAACCTTGCACTGGTGATAGGTCCGCAAGATATACTTCTCCTCTTTTCATCTATTCACCATCTTTACTATAAACGAGGAAATCTTCGTTGCACTGCCACGCTTCACACTCTAGGTCGTGATTTTCGGACGCGATCGAAAGATTAATCTCACTCATTTCTGTATATCCGTGTTCAAGAGAAAGCTCCATGCTGCTAAATAATGTCATATTCGTCATTACCAGACCACTCCCCAGTCACATCGTTAAACTTATGATAATGATAACATTTATAAATAATCTTTACTAGTTTATTTTAAAACTTCATTATTAACGGGGGTTGCAGCTTCTCCTTCGTATATGCGCGGAAGCCGCCTCGAGAGCATGCACAGGGACTCATACGGAATGGTATCGACATAGTTGCTGTAGGACTCCATCGACTGCTCCGACGACCTGTCGCGGACGATGACATGCACCTTCTCTCCTGCTTGTACCGTATCCGGTACTTTGGTCATGATGTAGTCCATGCACACTTTACCGATCACTGGGCAGGAAGTCCCATCACCGAGTGCCACCCTGTATCCTGTACGTGCTCGCAGGAAACCATCTGCATAGCCGATGGGCAGTGTAGCGACCCTGTCGCCCGCTTCAGCATCGTATTCAAGCCCGTAGCTTACACCTTCCCCCGCTTCCAGCACATGGACATCCACCACTTTAGTTGTGAGCGCGACCGATGGTCTGAGATCGACGGAGGAGATCTCCCGGATATAATCCGAAGGATAGTAGCCATAGAGGGAAATGCCGACACGGATGGCATTGCAGTAGCCGTCATCAAGACGGAGTGCCCCTGCAGAGTTCTGTATATGGACAAACCTCGGCTTCCGCACTTGGGAAGTGATCGCTTTGAACCTGTCATACTCCTTGGCGTTCTGCTCAGAATCGATATCTGCAGAACTGAAATGGCTGTAGATGCCTTCATATACGAGATGTTCAGAACCTTCTATCATATCGATCATCTGACCGATCTCTTCCGGGTCGGAAGTTCCCAGCCTGTTCATACCGCTGTTCACCTTGATATGGATCCATACTTCCTTGTCATCCATATCCATGACGTTCGACTGGGCTTCCCTGAGCCAGGCGAGATTCGGTGCAGTGATTGCCAC
This genomic interval carries:
- a CDS encoding PP2C family protein-serine/threonine phosphatase; translation: MDNIVSNYRDIIELYLYGEEQGDAIDQCQTFSEEVIEMDASPEEIVSLHIELLDDMGIDDAALMKKSLDILQEVIISFGFTYRDYKSMMNKLEIHDKEMDVASSLQETMLKTEIPTFETMELGAISVPARKVSGDYFNIIDHRDGMLSFAVADVIGKGIPAAIAMSMIKFGMDSYGYSQLPSDSLRKLNRVVEKNVNQNMFVTMFYGLYDHNTDLLYYSSAGHEPALIYRYEEDEFEEIDAKGVVLGVKEHARYEQKETKMGPRDMIIVFTDGVTELRKHDDTFIDFEDVKDMLRQVKDYHPQDIVQYIYESLMRIQNPHKKDDLTLFILKNNKN
- the rsbW gene encoding anti-sigma B factor RsbW, with protein sequence MPQQYDYIEMKFPSSAEYVGLIRLTLSGVLSRAGASYDQIEDSKIAVSEAVTNAVKHAYGEDETGEVLIGFAIYSDKVEIIVADHGQSFNYEEVKEELGPYSEDENVNYLREGGLGLFLIETLMDEVYLKKDPGVTISMTKFINESQVHLNGETIVNR
- the alr gene encoding alanine racemase translates to MSEKYYRDSVVEVDLEAVHHNYQAIKELHPDKMFIAVIKANAYGLGSTAVAEYLSARGAEFFAVATLDEAIELRMHGIKEKILVLGPINPEDINKAIQHRVAITAPNLAWLREAQSNVMDMDDKEVWIHIKVNSGMNRLGTSDPEEIGQMIDMIEGSEHLVYEGIYSHFSSADIDSEQNAKEYDRFKAITSQVRKPRFVHIQNSAGALRLDDGYCNAIRVGISLYGYYPSDYIREISSVDLRPSVALTTKVVDVHVLEAGEGVSYGLEYDAEAGDRVATLPIGYADGFLRARTGYRVALGDGTSCPVIGKVCMDYIMTKVPDTVQAGEKVHVIVRDRSSEQSMESYSNYVDTIPYESLCMLSRRLPRIYEGEAATPVNNEVLK
- a CDS encoding type II toxin-antitoxin system PemK/MazF family toxin, coding for MKRGEVYLADLSPVQGSEQGGKRPVVIIQNNVGNYHSPTVIVAAITGRINKAKIPTHVEISKDTYNLDKDSVILLEQIRTVDKKRLREKLTYLNEDKMKEVDKALMISLDLMPSKSKKSQSKS
- a CDS encoding anti-sigma factor antagonist; the encoded protein is MNINIDATEKEQEYVVVLEGELDVYTAPELQKVLEPIRQSGSHDIRIDLTDVSYMDSTGLGIFVGTLKDLNQHDREMYVTGVSKRILRLFEITGLRDLMHINEASEVE
- a CDS encoding catalase yields the protein MDFENKSNMPGDARTGGGTHPREQGENQPSDRLTTLFGAPVGDRENSMTAGPRGPMVMQDPYFLEQMGHFDREVIPERRMHAKGSGAYGTFTVTNDITKYTKAKIFSEVGKQTEMFARFSTVAGERGAADAERDIRGFALKFYTEEGNWDLVGNNTPVFFFRDPKLFASLNHVVKRDPRTNMHNAESNWDFWTLLPEALHQVTILMTDRGIPKGYRNMHGFGSHTYSMVNADNERVWVKFHFRTEQGIENLTADEAEEVVAKDRESSQRDLYNAIEEGNFPKWKLYIQVMTEEQAKNHYHNPFDLTKVWYKDEFPLIPVGEFELNRNPENYFAEVEQAAFAPTNIVPGIGFSPDKMLQGRLFSYGDTQRYRLGANHHQIPVNSPKAASNVCPFSRDGAMRVDGNLGGHTNYYPNSFDHYKDDASAKQPALEMEGLVYEHNFRDDDDQYYEQPGKLFNLQSDEMKQRIFENTANEMQGVSDRVKHRHIRNCYKADPAYGRGVANAMDINIDDVDMEAND
- the sigB gene encoding RNA polymerase sigma factor SigB, which encodes MEKQSSIDRGLTAEDINALIRSHQEDEDPDAQARLVEHYQKLIESLAYRYSKGQSHHEDLVQVGMVGLLGAIKRFDPSFDRRFEAFLVPTVVGEIKRYLRDKTWSVHVPRRIKEIGPKIKNANDELTNRLERSPKISEIAEHLEVSEEDVLEAMEMGQSYNALSVDHSIEADKDGSTVTLLDVMGQSDDNYDLSEKRLILEKVLPILSEREREIIQFTFMEGLSQKETGERVGLSQMHVSRLQRTAINKLRQAVSEKE
- a CDS encoding Tex family protein — encoded protein: MNEVLIKELRNTVAKPEKYIRSVLNLLGEGNTVPFIARYRKEMTGGMDEQEIKSISDRFSYLESLEKRKTEVIRRIEEQGLMTEELRRDIQKQTVLNRVEDLYRPFKQKKKTRATEAKRKGLEGLAERILEQQADDIEVRAEGFITDEVKTVDEAISGAQDIIAEEVSDNPKYRTYILKVFRETADLTTAKKKKADDPNGVFEMYYSYSEPIDRIVPHRVLAINRGESLGVLAVKFDYDNDRFKRYVGNQVIRKGSATGKYIEVAIEDGLKRLIIPSIEREVRQNLTEASEKHAVHIFEENLKRLLLQPPLKGHVILGVDPAFRTGCKLAVIDEAGQFLDKGVIYPHPPQEKKEQAQKKIMDIIRQYGVTLLAIGNGTASRETELFISEIVKAENLDVQFIIVNEAGASVYSASDVAREEFPDFNVEERSAVSIARRVQDPLSELVKIDPKAIGIGQYQHDVNQKFLNESLDFVVETSVNQVGVNVNTASHILLQHVAGLSPSISRNIVKYREENKGFKTRNEIKKVPRLGEKTYEQCVGFLRLPEGEEPLDRTPIHPERYGETYRLLNLMGMKQTDIGTKELAEAVRKMNLEQTAERLGIGVPTLSDIIDSLKAPTRDIRDGYEVPMLKSDVLKLEDLKEGMKLSGTVRNVTDFGAFVDIGVKQDGLVHISKMTNKFIKHPMEVVNVGDIVDVTVLDVDTNKGRISLSMK